In one Methylocaldum szegediense genomic region, the following are encoded:
- a CDS encoding NADP-dependent methylenetetrahydromethanopterin/methylenetetrahydrofolate dehydrogenase, with protein MKKLLFQFDTDFYPSVFDTVVAYDGGADHVIGHGGLTPDKVGALVDGTIFTRAPKDKKNTAIFIGGSDLIAGQELLEAVKKKFFGGFRVSVMLDSNGSNTTAAAGVAKLAASGKIAGKRAVVLAGTGPVGQRAAVMLAKEGAQVSITSRQMARAEKACENMKQRFGVDLSPIEAPDNDARGKAIAEAQIVFAAGAAGVELLEARHWQDNPSIELIADANATPPLGIGGTDMMDRGAERNGKIVWGAIGFGTLKLALHRACIAKLFESNDQILDAEEIFEIAKTMA; from the coding sequence ATGAAGAAGCTTTTGTTCCAGTTCGATACCGATTTTTATCCATCCGTGTTCGATACCGTCGTGGCTTATGATGGCGGCGCGGATCACGTCATTGGCCATGGCGGTCTGACGCCGGACAAGGTTGGCGCGTTGGTGGACGGAACCATTTTCACCCGAGCGCCAAAGGACAAGAAAAATACGGCGATTTTCATTGGGGGTAGCGATTTGATCGCCGGACAGGAACTCTTGGAGGCAGTGAAGAAGAAATTCTTTGGCGGCTTCCGTGTATCGGTGATGCTCGATAGCAACGGCAGCAATACGACTGCAGCGGCCGGCGTTGCTAAGCTAGCTGCGAGCGGGAAGATCGCTGGAAAACGGGCTGTCGTTCTCGCTGGCACCGGTCCGGTTGGTCAACGGGCGGCCGTAATGCTTGCCAAAGAAGGCGCTCAGGTCTCGATTACTTCGCGTCAGATGGCTCGCGCCGAAAAGGCATGTGAAAACATGAAGCAGCGGTTCGGCGTCGATCTCTCGCCGATCGAAGCTCCTGATAACGACGCTCGCGGAAAGGCCATTGCAGAGGCGCAAATCGTTTTCGCGGCCGGTGCAGCCGGTGTCGAGCTCTTGGAAGCTCGCCATTGGCAGGACAATCCGTCCATTGAACTGATAGCGGACGCAAACGCGACGCCACCGCTCGGCATTGGAGGGACCGACATGATGGACCGCGGGGCAGAGCGGAACGGAAAGATCGTTTGGGGAGCGATCGGTTTCGGCACTTTGAAATTGGCGCTCCACCGCGCGTGTATCGCAAAGCTATTCGAAAGCAACGACCAAATTCTGGATGCCGAAGAGATCTTTGAAATCGCCAAGACGATGGCTTGA
- a CDS encoding AAA family ATPase yields the protein MEAPLNGELIDLCDLSTLATDGSGPPNWGPDTDRIPLEWLTVPPNEPKFIFPDLLPADVCAFIGTGGMGKSTLLLQRNICVILSRPFLGIEPALDGPVLYVTKEDGADRLRYRLFQVCDQMGLNESARKYVADNFYIRDFVGTDARLARFDGRGNIEITPLADQIVERYADVNPVIVTFDPLVKFSPGERAPNDAEDATINAAMRLQRALGCAVELVHHTSKAVVRDGIIDHHTGRGGAALGDGARAVFQLVTPDPTAAAGIATPADIEQGNILSLHVTKLTDAKKPKDPIWIRRKGWLFERIEIPTEDEARANARRERERQLDARISALVTYVEEKLRQTPTERFTQNDLVDARNQIFDGIGRDPMRDVIKAALRRGVLVEKPLPDGEKTRGGKYHFLAPSRWTL from the coding sequence ATGGAAGCTCCATTGAATGGCGAGCTGATCGATTTATGCGATCTGTCCACCCTGGCCACGGACGGCAGTGGTCCGCCGAATTGGGGACCGGACACCGATCGCATCCCGCTCGAATGGCTGACGGTTCCGCCCAATGAACCAAAGTTCATTTTCCCCGACCTGTTACCGGCCGATGTTTGTGCATTCATCGGAACGGGCGGCATGGGCAAGTCAACGCTTTTGCTACAGCGAAACATATGCGTCATTCTGTCGAGACCGTTTCTCGGTATTGAGCCGGCGCTAGATGGTCCTGTCCTGTATGTCACAAAGGAGGATGGCGCCGATCGGCTGCGTTATCGGCTGTTTCAGGTTTGCGACCAAATGGGATTGAACGAAAGCGCGCGCAAGTATGTGGCGGACAATTTCTACATTCGCGATTTCGTCGGCACGGATGCACGGCTAGCGCGGTTCGACGGGCGCGGCAATATCGAGATAACCCCCTTGGCCGACCAGATAGTCGAGCGATACGCGGACGTGAATCCCGTGATCGTCACGTTCGACCCGCTGGTGAAATTCTCACCCGGCGAACGCGCACCGAACGACGCGGAGGACGCGACGATCAATGCGGCGATGCGGCTACAGCGTGCACTTGGGTGCGCGGTGGAATTGGTTCACCACACGAGCAAGGCCGTTGTCCGCGATGGCATTATCGACCACCACACCGGGCGCGGCGGCGCGGCGCTTGGCGATGGTGCGCGAGCCGTCTTCCAGCTTGTGACGCCAGACCCCACGGCGGCGGCGGGCATTGCAACGCCGGCCGATATCGAGCAGGGAAACATTCTCTCGCTTCACGTAACCAAGCTGACCGACGCCAAAAAGCCGAAAGACCCGATATGGATCAGGCGCAAAGGCTGGCTGTTCGAGCGAATCGAAATCCCGACCGAGGACGAAGCGCGCGCGAATGCACGCCGGGAACGGGAGCGCCAGCTAGACGCCCGAATATCGGCACTCGTCACGTACGTCGAAGAAAAGCTTCGACAGACGCCGACCGAGCGGTTCACCCAAAACGATTTGGTTGACGCACGTAACCAAATCTTCGACGGAATAGGGCGCGACCCGATGCGCGACGTTATCAAAGCGGCTTTGCGGCGCGGCGTGCTGGTAGAAAAACCGTTGCCAGATGGCGAAAAAACGCGTGGCGGGAAGTACCACTTTCTCGCACCGTCGAGGTGGACGCTTTGA
- a CDS encoding major capsid protein, with product MQTVEFTSNYEETGAGTLDFADAPYPISPELTKVAREYRNDRFIADEVLPRIPVASMEFKYLTTNAAELLARLDTRVGRKSAPNEVSFTAGEILDAVHGAGLEHVIPWHDLANAPDPDEMKRNATRDTTDLILLDRERRVANLVFSSISYPAGNVQTLAGSDQWSDPSSDPVKAIMDALDTCIMRPNIAVFGRRTWTHISRHPKIIEATIWDGADTGIATPDAVANLLEIDRIVVGDAWHNSAKKGQAASLTRLWGPHAAFLYMGQAGNPNRWGATAAWGDRFAWTYEEPNRSVRGAHVVRVGEYVEEFIVSPELGCLIRNAVAG from the coding sequence ATGCAGACCGTTGAATTCACGTCCAATTACGAGGAAACCGGCGCCGGCACCCTCGACTTCGCCGATGCCCCGTATCCGATCAGCCCAGAGTTGACGAAAGTCGCGCGGGAATACCGTAATGACCGGTTCATCGCCGACGAGGTTCTACCGAGGATTCCCGTCGCCAGCATGGAGTTCAAATATCTGACGACGAACGCGGCCGAGTTGCTGGCGCGGCTGGATACCCGCGTCGGGCGTAAGAGTGCGCCGAACGAAGTTTCGTTCACGGCCGGCGAAATCCTGGACGCGGTGCACGGCGCCGGGCTGGAGCACGTCATTCCCTGGCATGACTTGGCGAACGCACCGGACCCGGACGAAATGAAGCGGAACGCGACCAGGGACACGACGGACCTAATTTTGCTGGACCGGGAGCGGCGCGTTGCGAATCTGGTGTTCAGCAGTATCAGCTACCCGGCCGGCAACGTTCAGACGCTCGCCGGTTCAGACCAATGGAGCGACCCGTCGAGCGACCCGGTTAAAGCCATCATGGACGCCCTGGACACGTGCATCATGAGGCCGAATATCGCCGTATTCGGGCGGCGGACGTGGACTCACATATCACGTCACCCAAAAATCATCGAGGCGACTATCTGGGATGGGGCTGATACCGGGATCGCCACACCCGACGCCGTGGCGAACCTACTGGAGATCGATCGTATTGTCGTCGGCGACGCCTGGCACAACTCGGCGAAGAAAGGCCAAGCGGCGAGCTTGACCCGGTTATGGGGACCGCACGCGGCATTTCTCTACATGGGGCAGGCCGGAAACCCGAACCGCTGGGGTGCAACGGCCGCATGGGGCGACCGATTCGCGTGGACCTACGAGGAGCCGAACCGATCCGTTCGGGGCGCGCACGTGGTCCGCGTCGGCGAGTACGTCGAGGAATTCATCGTTTCCCCGGAGCTCGGCTGTCTGATCCGCAACGCCGTAGCCGGCTGA
- a CDS encoding single-stranded DNA-binding protein, with amino-acid sequence MIDVLIAGRLLRDPQRRTGQSGKAFTTAMISAAVEGADDRQLVSVIAFGDQAERLGRLKAGDSIAVAGPAKLTTWDRDGETRQGLNVTAMGILSAYDARKRRGDTDGKEKPKARQNGSGTRDWNAAYGTDPGFDDAIPF; translated from the coding sequence ATGATCGATGTTCTAATCGCGGGCCGACTGCTACGCGACCCGCAACGCCGAACGGGGCAATCCGGTAAAGCATTTACCACCGCGATGATTTCCGCAGCCGTCGAGGGCGCGGACGATCGGCAACTTGTTTCCGTCATCGCGTTCGGCGACCAGGCCGAGCGGTTGGGCCGGCTGAAAGCGGGGGACTCCATTGCCGTCGCTGGGCCGGCGAAGCTCACGACGTGGGACCGCGACGGCGAGACGCGCCAGGGGCTCAACGTCACCGCAATGGGCATTCTTAGCGCCTACGACGCACGCAAACGGCGGGGCGATACGGACGGCAAGGAAAAGCCAAAGGCGCGGCAGAACGGCTCAGGAACGCGCGACTGGAACGCGGCATATGGCACCGATCCAGGTTTTGACGACGCCATTCCCTTCTGA
- the ispG gene encoding flavodoxin-dependent (E)-4-hydroxy-3-methylbut-2-enyl-diphosphate synthase — MADSQKHSSRFFSMMKRRHSVGVKVGEIQIGGDAPVVVQSMTNTDTADVAGTVKQIMDLAKAGSELVRVTVNNEESAQAVPRIREELDKAGYSVPLIGDFHFNGHKLLDKYPGCAEALAKYRINPGNVGRGSKRDPQFAQMIEFACRYEKPIRIGVNWGSLDQSVLARLLDENAKLSQPKPLGEVMREAVITSALESAERAVSLGLPKNRIVLSCKMSGVQELIAVYQSLAARCDYALHLGLTEAGMGSKGIVASTAALAVLLQQGIGDTIRISLTPEPGTDRTQEVIVAQEILQTMGIRSFTPMVISCPGCGRTTSDYFQKLAQQIQSHLRHKMPEWRKKYSGVEDMHVAVMGCVVNGPGESKNANIGISLPGTGEQPVAPVFEDGVKTVTLKGDRIAEEFQELVERYVMTHYGANREQQAVAE; from the coding sequence ATAGCGGACTCGCAAAAGCATTCCAGCAGGTTTTTCAGCATGATGAAGAGAAGACATTCGGTCGGTGTAAAAGTCGGTGAGATCCAGATCGGCGGCGATGCGCCGGTGGTCGTGCAATCCATGACCAATACCGATACCGCAGACGTTGCAGGTACCGTCAAACAGATTATGGATCTCGCCAAAGCCGGCTCCGAGCTGGTTCGGGTTACCGTGAACAACGAGGAGTCCGCACAGGCCGTACCCCGGATACGCGAAGAATTGGATAAGGCCGGTTACTCCGTTCCTCTGATCGGCGATTTTCACTTCAACGGCCACAAACTGCTGGACAAGTACCCCGGATGTGCCGAAGCACTGGCTAAATACCGCATCAATCCGGGTAACGTGGGCCGTGGTTCCAAGCGTGACCCTCAATTCGCGCAAATGATCGAGTTCGCCTGCCGTTACGAAAAGCCGATACGAATTGGAGTCAACTGGGGAAGCCTCGATCAATCCGTTCTGGCGCGCCTACTGGATGAGAACGCTAAGCTGAGCCAGCCCAAACCGCTTGGCGAGGTCATGCGCGAGGCGGTCATCACCTCGGCCTTGGAGAGCGCCGAGCGTGCCGTTTCATTAGGGCTGCCCAAGAATCGCATCGTGCTATCGTGCAAAATGAGCGGAGTCCAGGAGCTGATTGCCGTTTATCAGTCACTCGCCGCACGCTGTGACTATGCGCTGCACTTGGGTCTGACCGAAGCTGGTATGGGGTCTAAAGGCATCGTCGCCTCTACGGCGGCGCTGGCGGTGCTGCTGCAGCAAGGCATCGGAGACACCATCCGTATTTCCTTGACCCCAGAGCCGGGGACCGATCGCACTCAGGAAGTCATCGTCGCTCAGGAAATTCTCCAAACCATGGGCATTCGATCGTTCACGCCCATGGTCATCTCTTGCCCGGGTTGCGGACGGACGACTAGCGATTACTTCCAAAAGCTGGCCCAACAAATCCAGAGCCATCTCCGTCACAAGATGCCGGAGTGGCGCAAGAAATATTCAGGTGTCGAGGATATGCACGTAGCCGTGATGGGTTGCGTCGTCAACGGCCCCGGTGAGAGCAAGAATGCCAATATCGGAATCAGCCTGCCAGGCACCGGCGAGCAACCGGTCGCCCCAGTTTTTGAGGATGGGGTAAAGACCGTGACGCTGAAAGGCGATCGCATCGCGGAAGAGTTTCAGGAATTAGTCGAGCGTTATGTCATGACCCATTACGGGGCAAATCGGGAACAGCAAGCTGTCGCCGAATAA
- the fchA gene encoding methenyltetrahydrofolate cyclohydrolase: MGMIEDKTIRQFLDELASKSATPGGGSAAAIMGAMGAALVSMVCNLTIGKKNYEAVEPEMKELLAKAENLRSQLMDMVRADVEVFNKVMSAYGLPKETDEQKAARSQQIQLALKAATDVPIECAKACAEVIRLSKIAAEKGNRNVVSDAGVAVVAGYAALKSAALNVYVNAGAIKDETFVSSRMNELNGILSEMNILNEEVFQTVKNKL; this comes from the coding sequence ATCGGCATGATTGAAGATAAGACAATCCGTCAATTCCTGGACGAACTGGCCAGCAAGTCGGCGACTCCGGGCGGCGGCAGTGCAGCAGCCATCATGGGTGCTATGGGTGCTGCGCTGGTGAGTATGGTTTGTAACCTCACCATAGGAAAAAAAAATTACGAGGCCGTAGAGCCGGAGATGAAAGAGTTGCTGGCGAAAGCGGAAAACCTGCGTTCGCAACTCATGGATATGGTCAGAGCCGACGTTGAAGTATTCAACAAGGTCATGAGTGCTTACGGCCTTCCGAAGGAGACGGATGAACAAAAGGCGGCCAGAAGCCAACAGATACAGTTGGCTTTGAAGGCGGCGACCGATGTCCCTATCGAGTGCGCGAAAGCCTGCGCGGAAGTCATCCGGTTAAGCAAAATCGCCGCGGAAAAGGGAAATCGAAATGTCGTCAGTGACGCGGGCGTTGCCGTAGTGGCTGGCTATGCCGCGCTGAAAAGCGCCGCATTGAACGTCTACGTGAATGCCGGCGCGATCAAGGACGAAACGTTCGTATCGTCTCGAATGAACGAGCTAAATGGAATCTTGAGCGAGATGAATATCCTTAATGAAGAGGTCTTTCAAACGGTCAAGAACAAACTCTGA
- the acnB gene encoding bifunctional aconitate hydratase 2/2-methylisocitrate dehydratase codes for MLEEYRRHVAERAAQGLVPKPLSAEMATALVSLIKNPPLGEEELLLDLLANRVPAGVDEAAYVKAGFLAAVAKGETTSPILDPQRATELLGTMLGGYNVAPLIDLLDHPELGSVAAKGLARTLLVFDAFHDVREKAEAGNPNAQAVMRSWAEAEWFTSRPKVPEIITVTIFKVPGEITTDDLSPAQDAWSRPDIPLHAKAMLKVPREGVTNAEAQIAELKKKGRPVAFVGDVVGTGSSRKSATNSVLWYIGEDIPHVPNKRAGGVCIGGKIAPIFFNTMEDSGALPIECDVSNLHMGDVVDVYPYEGAIRRHGTNEILCRFTLKNEILLDEVRAGGRIPLIIGRGLTDRARKALGLDVSPVFRRPESKVDNGKGYTLAQKMVGKACGVKGVRPGTYCEPHMTTVGSQDTTGPMTRDELKDLACLGFSADLVLQSFCHTAAYPKPVDIEVHHTLPDFIMNRGGVSLRPGDGIIHSWLNRMLIPDTVGTGGDSHTRFPIGISFPAGSGLVAFAAATGVMPLDMPESVLVRFKGEMQPGITLRDLVHAIPYVAMQRGLLTLEKKGKKNVFSGRILEIEGLPNLKIEQAFELADASAERSAAACTVRLNKEPIEEYLRSNIVLLKWMIDQGYGDVRTLTRRIAAMEAWLADPVLLEPDPDAEYHEVIEIDLSEIKEPLLCCPNDPDDVKPLSAVAGTPVDEVFLGSCMTNIGHFRAAGKILENLGTPVPGRLWIAPPTRMDQLELTEEGYYGIYGKVGARTEVPGCSLCMGNQARVADNATVVSTSTRNFPNRMGAGAKVFLASAELAAVCSSLGRIPTLEEYMSSVKALEKDASDTYRYLNFDQIPEYVQRAERVALNGTA; via the coding sequence ATGCTGGAAGAATATCGCAGACACGTTGCCGAGCGAGCGGCACAAGGCCTTGTGCCGAAACCTCTAAGCGCGGAAATGGCTACGGCACTCGTTTCGCTTATCAAGAATCCACCTCTAGGCGAGGAAGAACTCCTGCTTGATCTGCTGGCCAACCGCGTGCCGGCCGGCGTGGACGAAGCCGCTTACGTCAAGGCGGGATTTCTGGCGGCCGTCGCGAAAGGCGAGACCACATCGCCGATTCTCGACCCGCAGCGTGCGACCGAACTCCTCGGCACGATGTTAGGCGGATACAATGTCGCGCCCCTCATCGATCTGCTGGACCACCCGGAATTGGGCTCTGTCGCTGCCAAGGGCCTGGCGCGCACCTTGCTGGTGTTCGATGCGTTCCACGATGTTCGTGAAAAGGCGGAGGCGGGCAATCCGAATGCGCAGGCTGTGATGCGCTCTTGGGCGGAAGCCGAATGGTTCACGAGCCGGCCGAAAGTGCCCGAGATCATCACGGTGACCATATTCAAGGTGCCAGGAGAGATCACCACTGACGACTTGTCGCCTGCCCAGGACGCCTGGTCACGGCCCGATATTCCCCTGCACGCCAAGGCGATGCTCAAGGTGCCGCGCGAGGGCGTGACCAATGCGGAGGCACAGATCGCGGAACTCAAGAAAAAGGGGCGGCCTGTCGCATTCGTCGGTGATGTGGTGGGAACGGGCTCGTCGCGGAAATCCGCGACCAACTCGGTACTCTGGTATATCGGCGAAGATATCCCGCATGTACCCAATAAGCGGGCCGGAGGCGTGTGCATCGGCGGAAAGATCGCGCCGATTTTCTTCAATACCATGGAAGACTCCGGGGCTTTGCCGATCGAATGCGATGTTTCGAACCTGCATATGGGCGACGTCGTCGACGTCTATCCGTACGAAGGGGCGATCCGGCGTCATGGAACGAACGAAATCCTTTGCAGGTTCACCTTGAAAAACGAAATCTTGCTCGACGAGGTGCGAGCCGGTGGCCGGATCCCTCTCATCATCGGACGAGGCCTTACCGATCGCGCGCGCAAAGCACTTGGGCTCGACGTCTCTCCGGTATTCCGTCGTCCAGAATCCAAGGTCGATAACGGCAAAGGGTATACCCTGGCGCAAAAAATGGTTGGAAAAGCATGCGGGGTAAAAGGCGTGCGCCCCGGAACCTACTGCGAGCCTCACATGACAACCGTAGGTTCCCAGGATACCACCGGGCCGATGACGCGCGACGAGCTGAAGGACTTGGCGTGCTTGGGATTTTCTGCAGATCTGGTTTTGCAATCCTTCTGCCACACGGCAGCCTATCCTAAACCCGTCGACATCGAGGTTCACCATACGCTGCCCGACTTCATCATGAATCGCGGCGGCGTTTCGCTACGTCCCGGCGACGGCATCATTCACTCGTGGCTCAACCGTATGCTGATTCCCGATACGGTGGGGACCGGCGGCGATTCGCATACCCGCTTCCCGATCGGCATATCGTTTCCGGCGGGTTCAGGACTGGTCGCATTCGCGGCGGCCACCGGCGTGATGCCTTTGGACATGCCGGAATCGGTCTTGGTCCGATTCAAAGGGGAAATGCAACCGGGAATCACCTTGAGAGACCTGGTGCACGCCATACCCTACGTGGCGATGCAGCGGGGGCTCTTGACGCTCGAGAAAAAAGGCAAGAAGAACGTGTTTTCCGGGCGCATACTGGAAATCGAAGGCTTGCCGAATCTGAAGATCGAGCAGGCTTTCGAGCTGGCAGATGCCTCCGCCGAGCGATCCGCCGCCGCTTGTACCGTGCGGCTAAACAAGGAACCGATAGAGGAATATCTGCGCTCCAATATCGTCCTGCTGAAATGGATGATCGACCAGGGCTATGGCGACGTCCGAACGCTGACCCGCCGGATCGCGGCCATGGAGGCGTGGCTCGCGGACCCGGTTCTCCTGGAACCCGATCCCGACGCCGAGTATCACGAAGTGATCGAGATCGATTTGAGCGAGATCAAAGAACCTTTGTTGTGCTGCCCGAATGATCCGGACGATGTAAAGCCCTTGTCGGCCGTCGCGGGGACCCCGGTTGACGAGGTCTTCCTCGGTTCCTGTATGACCAACATTGGCCATTTCCGCGCCGCCGGAAAAATCCTGGAAAACTTAGGGACGCCGGTTCCCGGACGGTTGTGGATTGCGCCACCGACCCGTATGGATCAGCTCGAATTGACCGAGGAAGGCTATTACGGCATCTACGGCAAAGTGGGCGCTCGTACCGAGGTTCCCGGATGTTCCTTGTGCATGGGCAACCAAGCCCGCGTAGCGGACAATGCCACCGTAGTATCGACGTCGACTCGTAACTTCCCGAATCGCATGGGTGCCGGCGCGAAGGTGTTTCTGGCCTCGGCTGAGCTGGCTGCGGTATGTTCGAGTCTGGGGCGGATTCCGACGCTGGAGGAATACATGTCGTCCGTCAAGGCTCTGGAAAAGGACGCTTCGGATACGTATCGCTATTTGAATTTCGATCAGATTCCGGAATACGTCCAGAGGGCGGAGCGGGTTGCCCTGAACGGAACAGCTTGA
- a CDS encoding type II toxin -antitoxin system TacA 1-like antitoxin, whose amino-acid sequence MAIQEKRLKTESINVRVKPEIKRLAEELAERENRTLSNWVESLILREAEKAGIRPKRGPGSTR is encoded by the coding sequence ATGGCAATACAAGAAAAACGACTGAAAACCGAATCCATCAACGTCCGGGTGAAACCGGAAATCAAAAGACTCGCCGAGGAATTGGCGGAACGTGAAAATCGGACTCTATCCAACTGGGTCGAGTCGCTGATTCTGCGCGAAGCGGAAAAGGCGGGGATCCGGCCCAAGCGCGGCCCCGGAAGCACACGATGA
- a CDS encoding ferritin-like domain-containing protein produces MPINLFELAESCLYTPSVEAKLEITERARQIFRGEGFSLEDRRSPRSASEVRFPERPELVEPRHLPRRKLTTVDGKIAFLHAVAHIEFTAIQLAWDMLYRFRSMPPAFFDDWLEVAIEEAYHFSLVRGRLGDFGADYGQFPAHRGLWELAEETSHDVKARLALVPRVMEARGLDVTPAMIAKLDEVGDQATADILRIILRDEVGHVARGTRWFRYVCDEQGIDPITEYFDLVKRHLRGAVRGPFNREARLAAGFSESELERLEQMANEMPAASTE; encoded by the coding sequence ATGCCGATCAATCTGTTCGAGCTTGCGGAATCCTGCCTTTACACGCCATCAGTGGAAGCCAAGCTCGAAATCACCGAACGGGCTAGGCAAATCTTCCGGGGAGAGGGCTTTTCGTTGGAGGATCGGCGGTCGCCGAGGTCAGCGTCAGAGGTTCGTTTCCCGGAGCGTCCCGAGTTGGTGGAACCTCGGCATTTGCCGCGGCGGAAGTTAACGACCGTCGACGGAAAGATCGCGTTTCTTCATGCCGTTGCCCACATCGAGTTCACGGCGATTCAACTTGCCTGGGACATGCTCTACCGGTTTCGCAGCATGCCACCTGCATTTTTTGACGACTGGCTGGAGGTCGCCATCGAAGAGGCATACCACTTTTCGCTGGTTCGCGGGAGGCTAGGAGATTTCGGCGCCGATTATGGCCAGTTTCCTGCGCACCGAGGATTGTGGGAGTTGGCGGAGGAGACGTCGCATGACGTGAAAGCCCGTTTGGCGCTGGTTCCCCGAGTGATGGAGGCGAGGGGCCTCGATGTCACGCCCGCTATGATCGCCAAGCTCGATGAGGTGGGTGATCAGGCGACCGCGGATATCTTGAGAATTATCCTGAGGGACGAAGTCGGCCATGTGGCCCGTGGCACCCGCTGGTTTAGATATGTGTGCGATGAACAGGGTATTGATCCCATCACCGAATACTTCGATCTGGTCAAACGGCACCTTCGGGGAGCCGTACGTGGACCGTTCAATCGGGAAGCACGGCTAGCGGCAGGATTTAGCGAATCGGAGCTGGAACGCCTGGAGCAGATGGCGAACGAAATGCCGGCCGCATCGACTGAATAG
- a CDS encoding metallophosphoesterase encodes MRIQYFSDIHLEFGPLDATTTSADIVIAAGDIGVGNQALEWLKSFGKPVIYVAGNHEFYSQEYLSTMAKLSNSARGSNVQFLEQRVWVYNGVRFLGCTLWSDLGGDDNEQLEELVSIVNDFRKIRYRTELLNVDNYRRLHQKSREWICAELAKPFSGKTVVVTHHAPTPWSWQDSPGQIKRHAYCNDLREVLHSFEIAAWFHGHTHAVSDYRCSGTRILCNPRGYAPNQLVSEFDPGRMVEI; translated from the coding sequence GTGCGCATTCAGTATTTCTCGGATATCCATCTTGAATTCGGACCTCTAGACGCCACGACGACCTCTGCCGACATTGTGATCGCAGCCGGAGACATTGGTGTCGGTAATCAAGCTTTGGAATGGCTGAAATCCTTCGGAAAACCCGTCATATACGTCGCGGGTAATCACGAGTTTTACAGTCAGGAGTATCTCTCCACCATGGCTAAGCTGAGCAACAGCGCCAGGGGAAGTAACGTCCAGTTCCTGGAACAACGCGTCTGGGTATACAACGGCGTAAGATTCCTCGGTTGTACCTTATGGAGCGACCTCGGAGGCGACGATAACGAGCAACTGGAGGAGCTGGTCTCTATTGTCAATGACTTTCGGAAGATTCGATACCGAACGGAGTTATTGAACGTAGACAATTATCGCCGCCTACATCAGAAATCTCGCGAATGGATCTGTGCCGAGCTGGCAAAACCGTTTTCCGGAAAAACCGTAGTGGTGACCCATCATGCCCCGACGCCTTGGAGCTGGCAGGACAGCCCCGGCCAAATCAAACGCCATGCCTATTGCAATGATCTTAGGGAGGTTCTGCACAGCTTCGAAATCGCGGCTTGGTTCCACGGCCATACCCACGCCGTTTCTGACTATCGCTGTTCAGGCACGCGCATTCTCTGCAACCCGCGAGGCTATGCGCCGAATCAACTCGTCAGCGAGTTCGATCCTGGGCGAATGGTCGAGATATAG
- a CDS encoding MerR family transcriptional regulator, with amino-acid sequence MATSSTAESSTVHDRVISKRVTPSKSRVELAREFAESHPDALVTTAQVAAWMDCSEAKLERDRWAGVGIPYIKHGRHVRYVKRVVVEHVLRESRASTSADPA; translated from the coding sequence ATGGCGACTTCTAGCACCGCAGAATCTTCAACCGTTCATGATCGAGTGATCAGCAAGCGGGTCACTCCCTCAAAGAGCCGCGTCGAACTCGCCCGCGAATTCGCGGAATCTCACCCCGACGCATTAGTCACCACCGCCCAGGTTGCGGCATGGATGGACTGTTCCGAAGCGAAACTTGAGCGCGACCGCTGGGCCGGTGTAGGTATCCCGTATATCAAGCACGGGCGACATGTCCGGTACGTGAAGCGCGTTGTCGTGGAGCACGTGCTGCGGGAAAGCCGCGCTTCTACGTCCGCCGACCCGGCGTAA